DNA from Chitinophagales bacterium:
CATTTGAAGGTGCATTTAACAATAATGTGCACAGGTCTTTCATTTTTCCACCCTTTTCTCCCGTCATTCCAACTGTTATCATCCCGATTTCATTGGCGAGCTCCAATGCTTTAATAACATTTCCGGAATTACCTGAAGTGGAAATTCCAAAAATAATATCACCTTTTCTACCCCTGGCCTTCACTAACCTTGAATAAATTTGCTCGTAGGAATAATCATTCGCCACAGCAGTGATGTAAGAGCTATTTACATGAAGCGCTTCAGCGTCAAGCGGATCCCGGTCAAAATAAAACCGGCCGCTTAATTCGGCAGCAATGTGCTGGGCATCGGCAGCGCTACCACCATTCCCACAGAACAATACTTTTCCATCATGTCCATAACAGTTCACAATTTCATTTGCAACAACCATCATCCGGTTAATCAATTCATGATCTTTTGAAATTTTTTCTTTTACATCAATTGAAGCAGCAATAATTCTTTTAATATTTTCCATACAAATTATTTAACCAGTGTTTTTTATTAGGGATAATTTAGATCGATTAGATAGAATTGAATGCAATTTGTTAATGCTCTGAACTAGCGTGCTGTCCATGTAGTAACTCCATTCTTTGTGAATTGAAATCTTCTGAACTCGCCTCCATACTGATGCAAGCGGTCAAGCACTGCATATCTTGTATGACCGGGACAATAAAAGAACATAAAACCTCCGCCGCCAGCGCCGGAAATTTTGCCGCCGCTAGCCCCGGCAGCTAATGCTGCATCATAGATTTCATCAATCATAGGGCTTGAAATTCCATCAGCAGTTTGTTTTTTAAATTGCCAGCCAAAATTCAGGATTTCCCCAATCTCGTGAAGGTTTCCACGTAACACCGCTTCTTTCATCTGAACTGCCTGTTCCTTCAGCTTGTGCATTGCATCAATTGATTTTGATTTTTTCTGAGCAATATTTCCGCTTTGCATCTCTATGATTTTAGACGACAAGCGGCTGGTACCGGTATAGTATAAAAGGAGGTTTAACTGCATCTCATTCAGGTAATTGTCTTTTATTCGCAGCGGGTTTACTATTACCTTATCATTTCCATAGAATTCCATAAAGTTAAATCCACCAAATGTTGCAGCATACTGATCCTGTTTTCCACCCGCCATGGCAAGATCTGTTCGCTCAATTTCATACGCCAGATGGGCCATATCATATTCACCCAAGGGTAGCTTCAGCCATTCTGTAAATGCTCCAATGATTGCAACCATTAACGTAGATGAGGTTCCTAATCCCGATCCGGCCGGTGCATCTACATACGTTGAAAGGCGAAAACTCATTGGATAATGAGTAAAATCCTTTACGATACGATTATAAATCCCTTTAGCCAATATTAAGCTTCCATCAATTGGGAGTTCATCAGTTATATCATATTCTGCAATTTCATTTTTATCTATAGCATGCAGAATTATTTTACCATTGTTGAGAGGTTCAATAGTGGCATAAGCAAATAAGCTGATGGTTGCATTCAATATTGCCCCGCCATATTGTTCTGAATATGGACTTACATCCGTTCCCCCGCCTGCTAGTCCTATCCGCAGTGGTGCTCTGCTTCT
Protein-coding regions in this window:
- a CDS encoding D-sedoheptulose 7-phosphate isomerase is translated as MENIKRIIAASIDVKEKISKDHELINRMMVVANEIVNCYGHDGKVLFCGNGGSAADAQHIAAELSGRFYFDRDPLDAEALHVNSSYITAVANDYSYEQIYSRLVKARGRKGDIIFGISTSGNSGNVIKALELANEIGMITVGMTGEKGGKMKDLCTLLLNAPSNDTPRIQEAHIMMGHIICELVEEKMFERGK
- a CDS encoding dehydrogenase, with translation MIYRSRAPLRIGLAGGGTDVSPYSEQYGGAILNATISLFAYATIEPLNNGKIILHAIDKNEIAEYDITDELPIDGSLILAKGIYNRIVKDFTHYPMSFRLSTYVDAPAGSGLGTSSTLMVAIIGAFTEWLKLPLGEYDMAHLAYEIERTDLAMAGGKQDQYAATFGGFNFMEFYGNDKVIVNPLRIKDNYLNEMQLNLLLYYTGTSRLSSKIIEMQSGNIAQKKSKSIDAMHKLKEQAVQMKEAVLRGNLHEIGEILNFGWQFKKQTADGISSPMIDEIYDAALAAGASGGKISGAGGGGFMFFYCPGHTRYAVLDRLHQYGGEFRRFQFTKNGVTTWTAR